One segment of Triticum aestivum cultivar Chinese Spring chromosome 2A, IWGSC CS RefSeq v2.1, whole genome shotgun sequence DNA contains the following:
- the LOC123188416 gene encoding succinate dehydrogenase subunit 3-2, mitochondrial, which translates to MGLVSLSCAARPNCLHFVLSPASNLSPPHRASSFVEPKRYGREAGAVSVAVVSFVPKSSPSFRSALAPRSNAEEGMDKYHSNTRFAPLRDAPFALRGAFGTSNSSFNNMDGLRHSSSIGQAKSYTSSPLGALRQKMPPSGNRSLHTSRPLSAPVANRPLSPHLPLKKPQLSATFSISHRIFGVALGAAIISIPLATRFGVMFEV; encoded by the exons ATGGGCCTAGTTTCCCTCAGCTGCGCTGCCCGGCCCAATTGTCTTCACTTTGTTTTAAGCCCAGCCAGCAATCTATCTCCTCCCCATCGTGCATCTTCGTTCGTCGAACCAAAGCGGTACGGAAGGGAAGCAGGcgccgtctccgtcgccgtcgtctCGTTCGTCCCCAAATCTTCACCGAGCTTCCGCTCCGCTCTCGCCCCGCGCAGCAACGCGGAGGAAG GAATGGACAAGTATCACAGCAACACCCGCTTTGCACCCCTTAGAGACGCTCCATTTGCTCTCCGTG GTGCCTTTGGTACCTCCAACTCATCTTTCAACAACATGGATGGCCTTAGACACTCCTCAAGCATTGGGCAAGCAAAGAGCTACACATCTTCTCCCTTAGGAGCTCTGCGACAGAAGATGCCTCCATCTGGAAACCGATCCCTACATACAAGTCGTCCCCTGTCTGCTCCTGTTGCGAACCGCCCACTGTCTCCCCATCTTCCTCTGAAGAAACCACAGCTGAGCGCCACGTTCTCCATCTCACACCGTATATTTGGCGTTGCGCTGGGTGCTGCCATCATATCCATTCCTCTTGCTACCAGGTTTGGCGTCATGTTTGAGGTCTGA